From a single Candidatus Zixiibacteriota bacterium genomic region:
- a CDS encoding Nramp family divalent metal transporter, whose amino-acid sequence MPSTESNSTAFPESGSWGRLPPYKTASLPPLPGIVAYLGPGVIFMALAQGSGELIWWPYMIAKYGLAFLFLLIPACLLQFPVTYEIGRYTLLTGESIFQGFIRLDRRFALALWMLMTLSFLWFGAFAAAGGTSLAALTGLPRGWSPRGQTLFWGYLSMALFLAAILVSKVIYRLVEAFMWGVALFTLAGLLWACANPDVARALPEFLKALFVARWPPARPWDPADATKLLTAITFAGLGGFWTLFYSYWVRDKGVGMARYMGRITGPITGKPEAIPSSGFVPAEDGALTHLPRWQRYLGWDVGVGIGGNLLTTLMTCLLAYALLHPKGLVPQGYELAVVQSRFFEVSWGAVGRLLFLVVAAAFLSDTWLATADAVSRIHTDCIYAFFPRSRAVSVRTWYVVFLLLLTAITAITAGFAEPGPLILVSAVIGFVGTVIFSVALIFLNHRYLPPLLPPGARPGRTNLAFLCISCAAYALLAVVYLLALAGVM is encoded by the coding sequence GTGCCGTCCACCGAGTCGAATAGCACCGCTTTTCCGGAAAGCGGCTCCTGGGGTCGTCTCCCGCCGTACAAGACAGCCTCGCTGCCGCCGCTACCCGGGATCGTCGCCTATCTGGGCCCCGGCGTAATCTTCATGGCGCTCGCGCAGGGAAGCGGAGAGCTGATCTGGTGGCCCTACATGATCGCGAAATACGGTCTGGCGTTTCTCTTCCTCCTGATCCCGGCCTGCCTGTTGCAGTTCCCGGTCACCTATGAAATCGGCCGCTACACTCTCTTGACCGGCGAGAGCATCTTCCAGGGATTCATCCGCCTCGACCGCCGCTTCGCTCTGGCCTTGTGGATGCTGATGACGCTTTCCTTTCTGTGGTTCGGCGCCTTTGCCGCCGCCGGCGGGACGTCGCTGGCGGCCCTTACGGGCCTGCCGCGCGGATGGTCGCCGCGCGGTCAGACCCTTTTCTGGGGGTATCTCTCGATGGCGCTGTTCCTCGCCGCCATCCTGGTGAGCAAGGTGATCTACCGCCTGGTCGAGGCCTTCATGTGGGGCGTGGCGCTTTTCACGCTCGCCGGCCTGCTCTGGGCCTGCGCCAACCCGGATGTCGCTCGCGCGCTGCCCGAGTTCCTCAAAGCCCTTTTCGTGGCGCGCTGGCCTCCGGCGCGGCCCTGGGACCCGGCTGACGCCACGAAGCTTCTGACCGCGATCACCTTTGCCGGGTTGGGAGGGTTCTGGACACTGTTTTACTCCTACTGGGTGCGGGACAAAGGAGTCGGTATGGCCCGCTACATGGGGCGCATCACCGGTCCGATAACTGGCAAGCCCGAAGCGATCCCGTCATCGGGCTTCGTGCCGGCGGAGGACGGCGCTCTGACGCACCTGCCGCGCTGGCAGCGGTACCTCGGCTGGGATGTGGGCGTCGGCATCGGCGGCAACCTCCTCACGACCCTGATGACCTGCCTGCTGGCCTATGCCCTGCTCCACCCCAAAGGGCTCGTGCCGCAGGGTTACGAGCTGGCCGTGGTGCAGAGCCGCTTTTTCGAGGTGAGCTGGGGAGCGGTGGGACGGCTCTTGTTTCTCGTGGTCGCCGCGGCCTTTCTCTCCGATACGTGGCTGGCAACGGCGGACGCCGTCAGCCGGATCCACACCGATTGCATTTACGCCTTCTTCCCCCGCTCGCGCGCCGTTTCGGTGCGCACGTGGTACGTGGTCTTTCTACTTCTGCTCACGGCGATCACCGCGATCACCGCCGGCTTTGCCGAGCCCGGGCCCCTGATCCTCGTTTCCGCCGTGATCGGTTTCGTCGGCACGGTGATCTTTTCTGTGGCCCTGATTTTTCTCAACCATCGTTACCTGCCGCCGCTTCTGCCGCCCGGCGCACGTCCCGGAAGAACCAACCTCGCTTTCCTCTGCATCTCGTGCGCCGCTTACGCCCTGCTCGCCGTCGTCTACCTGCTGGCGCTGGCCGGGGTGATGTAG
- a CDS encoding urease accessory protein UreH — translation METSIYAAFGLGLLLGLQHALDADHLIAVSTIVSEHRSLRWASLIGAFWGLGHTATLFMVGLMVIGLRLTIPERVALGLEFLVAVMLVVLGANILRRSFGVEKVHLHAHTHNPETHSHFHVHRGPDADHGHAHPFRAMRKPFFVGMVHGLAGSAALMLLVLSTIPSAIAGLAYIVIFGLGSVGGMLAVSSLIGLPFILTARRFTLLNRWIRLLAGVASVAFGLFLGWEIGFVEGLFS, via the coding sequence ATGGAAACTTCCATCTACGCGGCCTTCGGGCTGGGTTTGCTGCTCGGGTTGCAGCACGCTCTGGACGCCGACCACCTGATTGCGGTTTCGACCATCGTGAGCGAGCACCGCAGCCTCCGGTGGGCTTCGCTGATCGGCGCCTTTTGGGGTCTGGGTCACACCGCCACGCTTTTCATGGTCGGCCTGATGGTGATCGGGCTGCGGCTCACGATCCCCGAGCGCGTGGCGCTCGGGCTGGAGTTTCTCGTGGCGGTGATGCTGGTTGTCCTCGGAGCGAATATCCTCCGGCGCTCGTTCGGAGTCGAAAAGGTCCACCTGCACGCGCACACGCACAATCCGGAAACCCACAGCCATTTCCACGTTCATCGCGGCCCCGACGCCGACCACGGGCACGCACATCCGTTCAGAGCGATGCGCAAGCCGTTCTTCGTCGGGATGGTCCACGGCCTGGCCGGGAGCGCCGCGCTCATGCTGCTTGTGCTGTCGACGATCCCGTCGGCCATTGCCGGTCTCGCCTACATCGTGATTTTCGGACTCGGATCGGTGGGCGGAATGCTGGCGGTCAGCAGCCTCATCGGGCTGCCGTTCATCCTCACCGCCCGCCGTTTCACGCTCCTCAACCGGTGGATTCGCCTTCTTGCCGGAGTCGCGAGCGTGGCGTTCGGCTTGTTTCTGGGCTGGGAAATCGGCTTCGTCGAGGGCCTGTTCTCCTAG
- a CDS encoding RlmE family RNA methyltransferase: protein MVYKPRDSYYRKAKREGYLSRAAYKLIELQERFRIIRPGDRVVDLGAAPGGWLQVASRLAGPHGKVVGIDLQPIGPLGEENVVTLQGDVTSEESLRQITRLLGGLADCVLSDLSPKLTGVRDTDEARCLELNRAALGAALRLLRPGGSFLVKSFVSAELETFAREIKNHFQSVQRTRPEATRRGSSEIYFFARGFLPTVASSTRET from the coding sequence ATGGTCTACAAGCCGCGCGACAGCTATTACCGAAAAGCGAAGCGAGAGGGCTACCTGTCGCGCGCCGCCTACAAGCTGATCGAGCTGCAGGAGCGTTTCCGCATCATCCGCCCCGGCGATCGCGTCGTCGATCTCGGCGCGGCTCCCGGAGGCTGGCTTCAGGTCGCAAGCCGTCTCGCGGGCCCGCACGGAAAGGTGGTCGGGATCGACCTGCAGCCGATCGGCCCGCTCGGCGAGGAAAACGTGGTCACGCTTCAGGGAGATGTCACCTCCGAAGAAAGCCTCCGGCAGATCACGCGGCTGCTGGGCGGCCTCGCCGATTGCGTGCTCTCGGACCTGTCGCCGAAGCTAACGGGGGTGCGCGATACCGACGAAGCCCGCTGCCTCGAGCTCAACCGGGCCGCGCTCGGCGCAGCGCTGCGGCTGCTGAGGCCGGGCGGGAGCTTTCTCGTCAAGAGCTTCGTGAGCGCCGAGCTCGAGACGTTCGCGCGCGAGATCAAGAATCACTTCCAGTCGGTCCAACGTACTCGTCCCGAGGCGACGCGGCGCGGCTCGTCGGAGATTTATTTTTTCGCCAGAGGGTTCCTGCCGACCGTAGCGTCGTCGACACGTGAAACCTAG
- a CDS encoding MogA/MoaB family molybdenum cofactor biosynthesis protein, giving the protein MSVAEHKAKAKQGVRCYVVTVSDTRNEATDLSGQLIRSGLQREGHELAGYRIVKDEPREIEALLRDVLARDDVDAVILNGGTGISPRDGTYEVVTGLLEKRLDGFGEIFRYLSYQEVGSAAIMSRAVAGAARGKVLISLPGSKGAVELAMQKLVLPELGHMVAQLRSP; this is encoded by the coding sequence GTGTCCGTCGCGGAACACAAAGCCAAAGCGAAGCAGGGCGTTCGCTGCTACGTGGTCACGGTGAGCGACACCCGCAACGAGGCCACGGACTTGAGCGGCCAGCTGATTCGGTCCGGCCTCCAGCGCGAGGGGCATGAACTGGCCGGTTATCGGATCGTCAAGGACGAGCCGCGGGAGATCGAAGCGTTGCTGCGGGACGTGCTCGCCCGGGACGACGTGGACGCCGTGATTCTCAACGGCGGAACCGGCATCTCGCCGCGAGACGGGACCTACGAGGTCGTCACCGGCCTACTCGAGAAACGGCTCGACGGATTCGGCGAAATCTTCCGCTATTTGAGCTATCAGGAGGTCGGCTCGGCCGCGATCATGAGCCGCGCGGTGGCCGGAGCGGCCCGGGGCAAGGTGCTGATTTCGCTTCCCGGCTCCAAGGGTGCGGTCGAGCTGGCGATGCAAAAGCTCGTTCTGCCGGAGCTCGGGCACATGGTCGCTCAGCTCCGATCGCCATGA
- the glmU gene encoding bifunctional UDP-N-acetylglucosamine diphosphorylase/glucosamine-1-phosphate N-acetyltransferase GlmU, whose product MKPFGVILLAAGQGTRMKSGIPKVLHPLAGKPLFLHVLATAKSLHPQRIAVVVGHGADAVRGAYSGGDVQWVLQAEQRGTAHAVLCAESVFDGFDGDVLILSGDVPMLTEGTLQELLRRHREREAAVTFLTARPERPAGYGRVVRGPGGEVERIVEEKDATEAEKAIGEVNAGVYVACARFLFRTLKRVGDRNRQREYYLPDVIGIGLAEGSRIEAVEARDAREALGVNTREELAAMEKSLQERINRKHMLAGVTLKDPQTTYIDEGVTIGRDSVIGPNTHLLGQTVIGEGCVVDGSAYLTDAEIGDRVHLRFSVVLTRCRVASGAIVGPFAHLRPGTDLGENVHIGNFVECKEARLGAGTKANHLTYLGDVTVGRETNIGAGTITCNYDGFRKYRTRIGDRVQVGSDTTLVAPVTLGDDVYVATATTVRRDVPAGALVFNERQERVREGWTAEKRRRMREGES is encoded by the coding sequence ATGAAACCGTTCGGCGTTATCTTGCTGGCCGCGGGCCAGGGTACCCGGATGAAATCCGGGATCCCCAAGGTTCTCCATCCGCTCGCCGGAAAGCCCTTGTTCCTCCACGTGCTCGCAACCGCGAAGAGCCTTCACCCGCAGAGAATCGCGGTGGTCGTGGGGCACGGAGCCGACGCCGTACGGGGCGCTTATTCGGGTGGGGACGTGCAATGGGTCCTCCAAGCGGAGCAGCGCGGCACGGCGCACGCGGTCCTGTGCGCGGAGAGCGTCTTTGACGGCTTCGACGGCGACGTGCTGATCCTGAGCGGCGACGTGCCGATGCTCACCGAGGGGACGCTGCAGGAGCTTCTGCGACGCCATCGCGAGCGGGAGGCGGCGGTTACCTTCCTCACGGCGCGCCCCGAACGGCCGGCCGGCTACGGCCGGGTGGTGCGCGGGCCGGGGGGCGAGGTGGAGCGTATCGTCGAGGAAAAGGACGCGACCGAAGCCGAAAAGGCGATCGGCGAGGTCAACGCGGGCGTTTACGTCGCTTGCGCCCGGTTTCTCTTTCGGACCCTCAAACGGGTCGGCGACCGCAACCGGCAGCGGGAATACTATCTGCCCGACGTCATCGGGATCGGGTTGGCGGAGGGGTCGAGGATCGAAGCCGTCGAGGCGCGCGACGCGCGCGAGGCGCTCGGCGTCAATACCAGAGAGGAGCTGGCGGCGATGGAAAAGAGCCTGCAGGAAAGGATCAACCGCAAGCACATGCTGGCCGGAGTGACGCTCAAGGACCCGCAAACCACCTATATCGACGAGGGCGTGACGATCGGCAGGGATTCGGTGATCGGCCCCAATACCCACTTGCTCGGGCAGACGGTGATCGGGGAGGGCTGCGTCGTCGACGGCAGCGCGTATCTCACCGACGCGGAAATCGGCGACCGCGTCCATCTCCGCTTTTCCGTGGTGCTGACCCGCTGCCGGGTTGCCAGCGGCGCGATCGTCGGGCCGTTCGCCCACCTCCGCCCCGGGACCGATCTCGGCGAAAACGTTCACATCGGCAACTTCGTCGAATGCAAGGAGGCACGGCTCGGCGCCGGGACGAAGGCCAACCATCTCACTTACCTCGGCGACGTCACGGTCGGGCGCGAGACCAACATCGGCGCCGGCACCATCACCTGCAACTACGACGGATTCCGCAAGTACCGCACCCGCATCGGCGACCGGGTTCAGGTCGGGAGCGACACCACGCTGGTGGCGCCGGTCACCCTCGGCGACGACGTTTACGTCGCCACCGCCACCACGGTCCGGCGGGACGTGCCGGCCGGCGCGCTGGTGTTCAACGAACGGCAGGAGCGCGTCCGCGAGGGCTGGACCGCCGAGAAACGCCGCAGGATGCGGGAGGGCGAGTCCTGA
- the glmS gene encoding glutamine--fructose-6-phosphate transaminase (isomerizing) produces the protein MCGIVGYIGGREAAPLILESLRKLEYRGYDSAGIAVLNEGRISVRRCAGKLANLEQILSRDPMPGTVGIGHTRWATHGRPSETNAHPHRAGDIVVVHNGIIENYLELKEQLTRRGIRFSSETDTEIVAHLVAEKVERGMDFLEAVRRSLREIRGSYALLFLNQRDPQRLIVAKNSTPIVIGWGEGETFVASDIPALLDYTRKVTFLEDGEVGEVSIGSVRLLNGKGATVARPFREITWDAVAARKGGYRHFMLKEIHEQPRAVADTFRGRISLRSGDVSLETIRVTASEARRIERVHLVACGTAWHACLVGKFMLEEIAQVPAEVDYGSEFRYRTPLMNPRSVLLMVSQSGETADTLAAVEIARQKKAKVLSICNVVDSSIARKSDGVLYTHAGPEISVASTKAFTTQLTALYLLAVALGRARGRLSRAAAKKLLADLMHLPHWIEETLKLESEIEPLARELGHSSDFLYLGRGINYPIALEGALKLKEISYIHAEGYPAGEMKHGPIALIDEQMPVVVLLPKDRYFQKTLGNLKEVESRGGKIVIVTDEKTLGPEISALRVLTVPRASHFLTPIVLSIPLQLLAYHIAVHRGTDVDQPRNLAKSVTVE, from the coding sequence ATGTGCGGCATCGTCGGCTACATCGGCGGCCGCGAGGCGGCGCCTCTGATCCTGGAAAGCCTGCGCAAGCTCGAATATCGAGGCTATGATTCGGCCGGCATCGCCGTGCTGAACGAGGGGCGGATCTCGGTCCGCCGCTGCGCCGGGAAGCTCGCCAACCTCGAGCAGATTCTCAGTCGCGATCCGATGCCCGGAACCGTCGGCATCGGGCACACCCGCTGGGCGACTCACGGCCGCCCGTCCGAGACCAACGCTCACCCTCACCGCGCCGGCGACATCGTCGTCGTGCACAACGGCATCATCGAGAATTACCTCGAGCTCAAGGAGCAGCTGACGCGCCGGGGGATCCGGTTCTCCTCGGAAACCGACACGGAGATCGTCGCGCACCTGGTGGCGGAGAAGGTCGAGCGCGGCATGGACTTTCTGGAGGCCGTGCGCAGAAGCCTCCGCGAGATCCGCGGCTCGTACGCGCTGCTCTTTCTCAACCAGAGGGATCCGCAGCGGCTCATCGTGGCGAAAAATTCGACGCCGATCGTCATCGGCTGGGGTGAGGGCGAGACTTTCGTCGCCTCGGACATTCCCGCGTTGCTCGACTACACCCGCAAGGTCACCTTTCTGGAGGACGGCGAGGTCGGCGAGGTGTCGATCGGATCGGTGCGGCTGCTCAACGGCAAGGGGGCGACCGTCGCGCGGCCGTTCCGCGAGATCACGTGGGACGCGGTGGCGGCGCGCAAGGGCGGCTATCGTCATTTCATGCTCAAGGAGATCCACGAGCAGCCCCGGGCGGTCGCCGATACCTTCCGCGGCCGCATCTCGCTGCGCAGCGGCGACGTCTCCCTGGAGACGATCCGAGTCACCGCGAGCGAGGCACGCCGGATCGAGCGCGTGCACCTCGTGGCCTGCGGCACCGCGTGGCACGCCTGCCTCGTCGGCAAGTTCATGCTCGAAGAGATCGCGCAGGTTCCGGCCGAGGTCGACTACGGGTCCGAGTTCCGCTACCGGACGCCGCTCATGAACCCGCGGTCCGTGCTGCTGATGGTGAGCCAGTCGGGCGAGACCGCGGACACGCTGGCGGCGGTCGAGATCGCACGGCAGAAAAAGGCCAAGGTGCTTTCGATCTGCAACGTGGTCGATTCGTCGATCGCGAGGAAATCGGACGGCGTGCTCTACACCCACGCCGGGCCCGAGATCAGCGTGGCGAGCACCAAGGCCTTCACGACGCAGCTCACCGCGCTCTATCTTCTGGCGGTCGCGCTCGGCCGCGCCCGAGGGCGGCTCAGCCGGGCGGCGGCGAAAAAGCTGCTGGCGGACTTGATGCATCTGCCGCACTGGATCGAGGAGACGCTCAAGCTCGAGAGCGAGATCGAGCCGCTGGCCCGGGAGCTCGGCCACAGCTCGGATTTCCTCTACCTGGGCCGGGGCATCAACTATCCGATCGCGCTCGAAGGCGCGCTGAAGCTCAAGGAAATCTCGTACATCCACGCCGAAGGCTATCCCGCAGGGGAAATGAAGCACGGTCCGATCGCGCTGATCGACGAGCAGATGCCGGTGGTCGTGCTGCTGCCCAAGGATCGTTATTTTCAAAAGACGCTGGGCAACCTCAAAGAGGTGGAATCGCGCGGCGGCAAGATCGTGATCGTGACCGACGAAAAGACGCTGGGGCCGGAAATTTCGGCCCTTCGGGTGCTCACCGTGCCCAGGGCATCCCATTTCTTGACCCCGATCGTTCTGAGCATCCCGCTGCAGTTGCTCGCCTACCACATCGCGGTCCACCGGGGCACGGACGTGGACCAGCCGCGCAATCTCGCCAAGAGCGTCACGGTGGAGTGA
- a CDS encoding VTT domain-containing protein, with protein MSEILNWIMDSIRANGALSVFIGVIIESVIVPIPSPLIIMGAGFLLIGADLRFLEALMPIVALIVAPGAVASTLGAYIGYAIGYLGGKPLVERWQGFLGFSWRDVEAMGRRFRAGQVNTTIFFLRALPIFPLSVISAAAGLLRLPLRQFSLWTFLGAIPRCLFLGYLGWGLGETYQGLARGLDRVETAVSALLILAIVAGIVWLRARVRGRILKPSVD; from the coding sequence TTGAGCGAGATTCTGAACTGGATCATGGATTCGATTCGCGCCAACGGCGCGTTGAGCGTTTTCATCGGCGTGATCATCGAATCGGTCATCGTGCCCATTCCTTCGCCGCTCATCATCATGGGCGCGGGCTTCCTGCTGATCGGCGCGGACCTGAGATTCCTCGAGGCGTTGATGCCGATCGTGGCGCTCATCGTCGCTCCCGGAGCGGTGGCCTCCACTCTTGGCGCCTATATCGGGTATGCGATCGGCTATCTCGGCGGCAAACCGCTGGTGGAGCGATGGCAGGGTTTTCTCGGCTTCAGCTGGCGGGACGTCGAGGCGATGGGCCGGCGCTTCCGCGCCGGACAGGTCAACACGACGATTTTTTTCCTGCGGGCGCTTCCGATCTTCCCGCTTTCGGTCATCTCGGCCGCTGCCGGGTTGCTGCGGCTGCCGCTGCGCCAGTTCAGCCTCTGGACCTTTCTCGGCGCGATCCCGCGCTGCCTGTTCCTCGGCTATCTCGGCTGGGGACTGGGCGAAACCTACCAGGGCCTGGCGCGCGGCCTGGACCGGGTCGAGACCGCGGTTTCCGCTCTGCTGATCCTGGCGATCGTCGCAGGAATCGTCTGGCTGCGCGCCCGGGTGCGGGGAAGAATCCTCAAACCCTCGGTCGATTGA
- a CDS encoding competence/damage-inducible protein A codes for MSKTAGIVVIGNEVLSGKTQDTNSHFLCRELRRLGVEVRKISTIPDEVELIAEEVAQFSRSYDFVFTSGGVGPTHDDVTIDGVARGFGLPVVRHPDLEERMRRRLGADINEARLRMANVPEGAELLATEALFAPVVKIRNVFILPGIPKILQERFHAIEERFRDEPFFLKTVFVKQGEGVIAGLMHDLLARYPKLLLGSYPVLDVPEYKVKVTLESKDPDYLREALEAFIALLPEGAVHRVE; via the coding sequence ATGTCCAAGACCGCCGGCATCGTGGTCATCGGCAACGAGGTGCTGTCGGGCAAGACCCAGGACACCAACTCCCACTTTCTCTGCCGCGAGCTGCGCCGCCTCGGCGTGGAGGTCCGCAAGATCAGTACCATTCCCGACGAGGTCGAGCTGATCGCCGAGGAGGTCGCTCAATTTTCGCGGAGCTACGATTTCGTTTTCACCAGCGGCGGGGTGGGACCGACGCACGACGACGTCACGATCGACGGGGTCGCCCGCGGTTTCGGCCTGCCGGTGGTGCGCCATCCGGATCTCGAGGAGCGGATGCGGCGCCGCCTCGGCGCCGACATCAACGAAGCGCGCCTGAGAATGGCCAACGTTCCCGAAGGCGCGGAGCTCCTCGCCACCGAGGCTCTGTTTGCGCCGGTCGTCAAGATCCGAAACGTTTTCATTCTTCCCGGGATTCCCAAAATCCTCCAGGAGCGTTTCCACGCGATCGAGGAAAGGTTCCGCGACGAGCCCTTCTTCCTCAAGACGGTCTTCGTCAAGCAGGGGGAAGGCGTGATCGCCGGCCTGATGCACGATCTCCTGGCGCGCTATCCGAAGCTGCTTCTGGGCTCGTACCCGGTCCTCGATGTCCCCGAATACAAGGTCAAGGTCACGCTGGAATCGAAAGACCCCGACTACCTGCGCGAAGCCCTGGAAGCCTTCATCGCCCTCCTGCCCGAAGGTGCCGTCCACCGAGTCGAATAG
- a CDS encoding MoaD/ThiS family protein → MKFFAILRERAGAAEVVKEMPDGSTVGDLWRALQKDYPKLDVPGIRLLYAANQSYVGPEHVLSDLDEVAFIPPVSGG, encoded by the coding sequence GTGAAGTTTTTTGCGATTCTGCGGGAGCGCGCGGGCGCCGCCGAGGTCGTCAAAGAAATGCCCGACGGGAGCACGGTAGGGGATCTCTGGAGGGCGTTGCAGAAGGATTACCCGAAGCTCGACGTGCCGGGAATACGGCTGCTCTACGCCGCCAACCAGAGCTACGTCGGTCCCGAGCACGTGCTGAGCGATCTCGACGAAGTGGCGTTCATTCCGCCGGTCAGCGGAGGCTGA
- the galT gene encoding galactose-1-phosphate uridylyltransferase: MPELRKDPFSTRWVIVAPERAGRPGSRLDRRGDAAPCPFCSGAENNTPPEVLAYRDDAGRPNGPGWRLRVVPNKYPALGADESAESPQPSPFRESMSAVGAHEVIIESPDHVKRAAELGLTRLEEVLSAYRDRIAAHRANDAWRYVLVYKNEGAAAGATLEHVHSQLVAAPLLPPDFSAELRLADEFYRARGRCRYCDWIEDERRDRSRLVSENGRFVALCPYAPRFPYETWILPIDHAADFGSTAPSLRALAEILQDLLGRIDRRLGRPALNWVLRSAPLRGHENSYHWRFEVLPRITGVAGFEWGSGMFINTVPPEESAGALRSA; the protein is encoded by the coding sequence ATGCCCGAGCTGAGAAAAGACCCTTTCTCGACCCGCTGGGTGATCGTCGCGCCCGAGAGGGCAGGTCGGCCCGGCTCGCGCCTCGACCGCCGCGGGGACGCCGCGCCCTGTCCGTTTTGCAGCGGCGCCGAAAACAACACACCGCCCGAAGTGCTGGCTTACCGCGACGACGCGGGCAGACCGAACGGGCCCGGCTGGAGGTTGCGCGTCGTCCCCAACAAGTATCCCGCCCTCGGCGCCGACGAGTCTGCGGAAAGCCCGCAACCCTCGCCCTTTCGCGAGAGCATGAGCGCCGTGGGAGCGCACGAGGTGATCATCGAGAGCCCCGACCATGTCAAGCGCGCTGCCGAGCTGGGGCTGACCCGGCTGGAAGAGGTCCTGAGCGCCTACCGCGACCGCATTGCGGCCCACCGGGCGAACGATGCCTGGCGCTACGTTCTCGTCTACAAAAACGAAGGCGCGGCGGCCGGGGCGACGCTCGAACATGTCCACTCCCAGCTCGTCGCCGCTCCGCTCCTGCCGCCCGATTTCTCCGCGGAGCTGCGGCTCGCCGACGAGTTCTACCGCGCCCGCGGCCGCTGCCGGTACTGCGACTGGATCGAGGACGAGCGGCGCGACCGTAGCCGGCTCGTGAGCGAAAACGGCCGTTTCGTGGCCCTGTGTCCCTATGCCCCGCGCTTTCCCTACGAAACCTGGATCCTCCCGATCGATCACGCCGCCGATTTCGGCTCGACTGCGCCCTCGCTCAGGGCGCTCGCGGAAATTCTGCAGGATCTGCTGGGCCGGATCGATCGTCGCCTCGGCCGGCCCGCGCTCAACTGGGTGCTGCGCTCCGCGCCGCTTCGCGGCCACGAGAATTCCTATCACTGGCGTTTCGAGGTCTTGCCGCGGATCACCGGGGTCGCCGGCTTCGAATGGGGCTCGGGGATGTTCATCAACACGGTGCCCCCGGAAGAGAGCGCTGGAGCGCTGCGCTCCGCTTGA
- a CDS encoding molybdenum cofactor biosynthesis protein MoaE — protein MFRITDKPIEIRELMEHVGDPEAGAIATFIGTARNHNEGRRVLALEYEAYPEMAEKELARLGDEARRKWPICRMAIVHRIGAVPIGEPSVIIAVSSAHRDAAFAACRFAIEEIKRAVPIWKKEVYEGGEVWIGTQTGQPLTAR, from the coding sequence ATGTTTCGCATCACCGACAAACCGATCGAAATCCGCGAGCTGATGGAGCACGTCGGCGACCCGGAGGCGGGCGCGATCGCGACCTTCATCGGCACGGCGCGGAATCACAACGAGGGCCGGCGCGTTCTGGCTCTCGAATACGAGGCCTACCCGGAAATGGCGGAGAAGGAGCTTGCGCGCCTCGGGGACGAGGCGCGAAGGAAGTGGCCGATCTGCCGCATGGCCATCGTCCACCGGATCGGGGCCGTGCCGATCGGGGAGCCGAGCGTCATCATCGCCGTGTCGTCGGCGCACCGGGACGCCGCCTTTGCGGCCTGCCGCTTCGCCATCGAGGAAATCAAACGGGCCGTTCCCATTTGGAAGAAAGAGGTGTACGAGGGCGGGGAGGTCTGGATCGGCACGCAGACCGGGCAACCTCTCACGGCTCGTTGA